A genomic segment from Phragmites australis chromosome 6, lpPhrAust1.1, whole genome shotgun sequence encodes:
- the LOC133922118 gene encoding galacturonosyltransferase 8-like, with protein sequence MAAAAWNPRPCARPIAVLVLLLLAAAAPAASGGGGGGSAAVNGDRLRAEQIRKQASDAAASAAALAAASRRLHLDRARHLRLLSSLHRNLTATLRSLALAAVSTSELASASAGSSPAADEARRLDLQAKDLIRAARAAISESKPLFDPQLKIQRLKDAIFAQNELLARAKKRGAFASLIAAKSIPKPLHCLAVRLTAERIAAPEKYADPVPPQPALEDPALFHYAIFSDNVLAASCVVRSAVANSHDPSKHVFHVVTDRMNLGAMQVIIRRMDLKGAHYEVKAFEDYKFLNSSYVPVLRQLESANLQKFYFENKLENATKDASNMKFRNPKYLSMLNHLRFYLPEMYPKLHRILFLDDDVVVQRDLTGLWKIDMDGKVNGAVETCFGSFHRYAQYMNFSHPLIKARFNPNACGWAYGMNFFDLNSWRREKSTEQYHYWQNQNENRTLWKLGTLPPGLITFYSTTKPLDKSWHVLGLGYNPSISMEEIRNAAVVHFNGNMKPWLDIGMNRFRHLWTKYVDYDDEYIRHCNFAPP encoded by the exons ATGGCTGCCGCGGCCTGGAATCCTAGGCCTTGCGCCCGTCCCATCGCTGTCctcgttctcctcctcctcgccgccgcggcaCCCGcggcctccggcggcggcgggggcgggtcCGCGGCCGTGAACGGGGACCGCCTCCGCGCGGAGCAGATCCGGAAGCAGGCCTCGGACGCGGCCGCatccgccgccgcgctcgccgcggCCTCGCGCCGCCTCCACCTCGACCGCGCgcggcacctccgcctcctctcctccctccaccGCAACCTAACCGCCACGCTCCGCTCCCTCGCCCTTGCCGCCGTCTCCACCTCAGAgctcgcctccgcctccgcgggCTCCTCCCCTGCCGCTGACGAGGCGCGCCGGCTCGACCTCCAGGCCAAGGACCTGATCCGCGCCGCGCGAGCCGCCATCTCcgagtccaagccgctcttcgACCCGCAGCTCAAGATCCAGCGCCTCAAGGACGCCATCTTCGCGCAGAACGAGCTTCTCGCGCGCGCCAAGAAGCGCGGTGCCTTCGCCTCCCTCATCGCCGCCAAATCCATCCCCAAGCCGCTCCACTGCCTCGCCGTCCGCCTCACCGCCGAGCGGATCGCGGCGCCCGAGAAGTACGCGGACCCGGTGCCGCCGCAGCCGGCGCTCGAGGACCCCGCGCTCTTCCACTACGCCATCTTCTCCGACAATGTGCTCGCGGCATCTTGCGTCGTGcgctccgccgtcgccaactcGCACGACCCATCCAAGCACGTCTTCCATGTTGTCACCGACCGGATGAACCTTGGCGCCATGCAG GTGATAATACGACGAATGGACTTAAAAGGTGCACACTATGAGGTCAAAGCATTTGAGGATTACAAATTTCTGAACTCCTCGTATGTTCCTGTGCTCCGGCAACTGGAGTCAGCAAACCTCCAGAAATTCTATTTTGAGAACAAGCTTGAGAATGCCACCAAAGATGCTAGCAATATGAAGTTTAGGAATCCAAAGTATCTGTCCATGCTTAATCACTTGCGATTCTATTTGCCGGAGATGTACCCAAAGCTGCACCGGATTCTTTTCTTGGATGATGATGTTGTGGTACAGAGGGATCTTACAGGACTGTGGAAGATTGACATGGATGGGAAGGTGAATGGAGCAGTAGAAACATGCTTTGGATCTTTTCATCGGTATGCACAATATATGAACTTCTCACACCCCCTTATCAAAGCGAGGTTTAATCCTAATGCCTGTGGATGGGCATACGGCATGAATTTCTTTGATCTTAATTcttggaggagggagaagagtaCTGAGCAGTACCATTACTGGCAGAATCAG AATGAGAACCGGACATTATGGAAGCTTGGAACGCTGCCCCCAGGCTTAATCACATTCTACTCCACCACAAAGCCTCTGGACAAATCTTGGCATGTTCTTGGACTTGGGTACAACCCAAGCATCAGCATGGAGGAGATTAGAAATGCCGCCGTTGTGCATTTCAACGGCAACATGAAGCCCTGGCTGGATATCGGTATGAACCGGTTCAGGCACCTTTGGACAAAGTATGTTGACTATGACGATGAGTATATTCGGCATTGCAATTTTGCACCACCGTAG